The following proteins are co-located in the Flectobacillus major DSM 103 genome:
- a CDS encoding tetratricopeptide repeat-containing sensor histidine kinase — MKKNRLFTLLILCVTYVFAWGQTDKQKLLLHELQATKPHSKPQLTALIKLADSYNTSNHKVLFDYAQKADSLAKALHDNEAQAKVYSLYSYYYRREGNFPEALNFALLSFKESEKKQDEKRMGVAYKDVGMIYKEMSAKKNNTRMLNLGLGYALKALKISLKINDTLNIVDSYNVIAITHRDLKNYPEAYRNLQKALSLALLSPMVMKVSGAKLYNNTSQVYNEYFKDYPKALDFCQKALALNTENESKTGITHNCMTISQIYTKLNNHKAAIEYAHRALAVSQELDAPHRILNSYVVLSQAYQGANDYKNAFKYEILNHQLSDSLINVESDQDINHLLVKYETEKKEQQIRALDTQNKLQWIIIGISIVGIVLLAYLGYSLRKKNQMIQESNEVLESKNQKIEAQSNELSLMMKELHHRVKNNLAIISSLLNIQSYQLKDREAILAVRQGKQRVEAMALIHQRLYQNDTLTSINIREYIAQLAENIMLSFGFSHENFQLDIHVENEQLDVEQAIPLGLILNELITNSFKYAYKDIPNPYLSITLQGKNHITLEVQDNGHGFDIALWEQSGGSFGKQLIKMLSQQLHGKITIISHEGFQFKLIIPNRTLEWAA; from the coding sequence ATGAAAAAAAACCGCCTTTTTACCTTACTGATTTTATGCGTTACATACGTATTTGCTTGGGGGCAAACAGACAAACAGAAGCTGTTACTACATGAGCTACAAGCCACAAAGCCGCACTCAAAACCCCAATTGACTGCACTAATCAAACTGGCCGATTCTTATAACACTAGCAACCACAAGGTGTTATTTGATTATGCCCAAAAAGCCGACTCGCTAGCCAAGGCCCTACACGACAACGAAGCTCAGGCCAAGGTGTATTCGTTGTATTCTTATTATTACCGTCGTGAAGGCAATTTCCCTGAGGCCCTAAACTTTGCATTACTGTCGTTTAAAGAATCGGAAAAAAAACAAGATGAAAAACGAATGGGTGTAGCCTACAAAGACGTAGGAATGATTTATAAAGAAATGTCGGCCAAAAAAAATAATACCCGAATGCTCAATCTTGGGCTAGGGTATGCTCTGAAAGCCCTCAAAATATCCTTAAAAATCAACGATACCCTCAATATTGTCGACTCCTATAATGTCATTGCGATTACTCATCGTGACCTCAAAAATTATCCTGAAGCATATCGTAATTTACAAAAAGCCTTGTCCCTAGCATTGCTATCGCCAATGGTGATGAAAGTTTCGGGGGCAAAACTCTACAACAACACTAGCCAAGTGTATAACGAGTATTTTAAAGATTACCCAAAAGCTTTGGATTTTTGCCAAAAAGCATTGGCTTTGAATACCGAAAACGAATCGAAAACAGGCATTACACACAACTGTATGACGATTTCTCAGATTTATACTAAGCTCAACAACCATAAAGCTGCCATTGAATACGCCCACCGAGCCTTGGCTGTAAGCCAAGAACTTGACGCACCGCACCGTATTCTCAATAGCTATGTGGTGCTTTCACAGGCTTATCAAGGGGCAAACGACTACAAAAATGCTTTTAAATACGAAATTCTAAACCATCAACTCAGCGATTCGCTTATCAACGTAGAAAGCGACCAAGATATAAACCATTTGTTGGTCAAATACGAAACCGAAAAGAAAGAACAACAAATACGAGCTTTGGATACCCAAAACAAACTCCAATGGATTATTATTGGTATAAGTATTGTAGGAATTGTCTTGTTGGCGTATTTGGGCTATTCGCTTCGCAAAAAGAACCAAATGATTCAAGAATCTAATGAGGTTCTTGAATCAAAAAACCAAAAAATTGAGGCTCAAAGCAACGAGTTGTCGCTGATGATGAAAGAATTGCACCATCGGGTCAAAAACAATTTGGCTATTATTTCAAGCCTTTTGAATATACAATCGTACCAGCTCAAAGACCGTGAGGCTATTCTGGCTGTTCGACAAGGCAAGCAAAGGGTTGAGGCAATGGCTTTGATACATCAACGCCTTTATCAAAACGATACACTTACCTCTATCAATATCCGAGAGTACATAGCTCAATTAGCCGAAAATATCATGCTTTCTTTTGGCTTTAGCCACGAAAATTTTCAGTTAGACATCCATGTCGAAAACGAACAATTAGACGTAGAACAGGCCATTCCGCTGGGGCTTATTTTGAATGAACTCATTACAAATTCGTTTAAATATGCTTATAAAGATATTCCAAATCCTTACCTTAGTATAACCCTACAAGGTAAAAACCACATTACCCTCGAAGTACAAGACAATGGTCATGGCTTTGATATTGCCCTTTGGGAGCAGTCGGGAGGCTCTTTTGGTAAACAACTTATCAAGATGCTGTCGCAACAGCTACACGGCAAGATTACCATTATTAGCCATGAAGGCTTTCAGTTCAAGCTCATTATTCCTAACCGAACACTAGAATGGGCGGCCTAA
- a CDS encoding LytR/AlgR family response regulator transcription factor: MEKINILIIEDEMILAYDLQLTLEAEGYDIVGIAPNYDEAIRLYTHNHVDLILCDISLRDSLNGIETAKKLQSIKPAPLIYLTALADKITQYQAFETFPSAYITKPYDIVSLRIAIELALRNFAKPIHIEESEATKEKINLKRDTILLLGEAIFIKNNYAFIKIPIKEIVYLEADSTYCHLYTTSQKITMRLSLSSFLEQVKSQNLIRVHKTYAVNINWIYSFNEKEMNVKGIEIPIGKNFKEAFKNIF; the protein is encoded by the coding sequence ATGGAAAAAATTAATATCCTTATCATAGAAGACGAGATGATTCTGGCCTACGACCTCCAATTAACCTTAGAGGCCGAGGGCTACGATATTGTCGGTATCGCTCCTAATTATGACGAAGCGATACGCCTGTACACCCACAACCATGTAGATTTGATTCTTTGTGATATTTCGCTCCGTGACTCTCTCAATGGTATCGAAACAGCCAAAAAATTGCAATCTATCAAACCAGCACCCTTAATTTACTTAACGGCTTTGGCCGATAAAATCACCCAGTATCAGGCATTTGAAACCTTTCCTTCGGCTTATATTACCAAACCTTACGACATCGTATCGTTGAGAATTGCCATTGAATTGGCTCTTCGTAATTTTGCCAAGCCAATTCACATAGAAGAATCTGAAGCAACCAAAGAAAAAATAAATTTAAAAAGAGATACAATTCTTTTGCTAGGCGAAGCCATTTTTATCAAAAACAACTATGCCTTTATAAAAATCCCTATCAAAGAAATCGTTTATCTGGAAGCCGACAGTACCTATTGCCACCTTTATACTACTTCCCAAAAAATAACAATGCGGCTTAGCCTAAGCTCGTTTCTGGAACAAGTAAAAAGCCAAAACCTGATTCGGGTACACAAAACCTACGCTGTTAATATCAATTGGATTTATTCATTCAACGAAAAAGAAATGAATGTAAAAGGCATAGAAATTCCGATTGGCAAGAACTTCAAAGAGGCTTTCAAAAACATTTTTTAA
- a CDS encoding aconitate hydratase codes for MAFDIEMIKAVYDRMPARVEAARKLVGRPLTLTEKILYSHLWEGTPTQTFERGKSYVDFAPDRVAMQDATAQMALLQFMQAGRPKVAVPSTVHCDHLIEAKVSSNTDLAVAVDKNKEVYDFLSSVSDKYGIGFWKAGAGIIHQVVIENYAFPGGMMIGTDSHTVNAGGLGMIAIGVGGADACDVMAGLAWELKFPKLIGVKLTGKLNGWTSAKDVILKVAGILTVKGGTGCIVEYFGEGVTSMSATGKGTIANMGAEIGATTSTFGYDDSMARYLQATGRADVAALADGIKEHLTADPEVYADPATYFDQLIEIDLDTLEPHLNGPFTPDLATPISKMKELAEKNGWPTKVEVGLIGSCTNSSYEDISRAASLAKQVAAKGLKTKAEFTITPGSEQVRYTIERDGFIDTFNEIGAKVFSNACGPCIGQWARPGAEKGEKNTIVHSFNRNFAKRADGNPNTYAFVASPELVTALAIAGDLTFNPLTDTLTNEAGEQVKLDAPVGDELPTKGFAVEDAGYQAPAEDGSTVEVKVSPTSDRLQLLEPFAAWEGSDIKGLKLLIKAKGKCTTDHISMAGPWLKYRGHLDNISNNMLIGAVNFANDKTDNVKNQLTGEYGPVPATQRAYKAAGIGSIVVGDQNYGEGSSREHAAMEPRHLGVRAVLVKSFARIHETNLKKQGMLALTFANDADYDKILEDDIIDINGLTEFAPGKPLEVVLNHADGSSETILANHSYNDQQIEWFKAGGALNIIRASVK; via the coding sequence ATGGCTTTTGACATAGAAATGATTAAGGCGGTTTACGATAGAATGCCTGCACGCGTAGAGGCGGCACGTAAACTCGTAGGAAGACCGTTAACGTTAACTGAAAAAATCCTTTATTCTCACTTGTGGGAAGGTACACCAACTCAGACTTTTGAAAGAGGTAAGTCGTATGTTGACTTTGCTCCAGACCGTGTTGCTATGCAAGATGCTACCGCACAAATGGCGTTGTTGCAATTTATGCAGGCTGGCCGTCCAAAAGTGGCAGTTCCTTCTACAGTACACTGCGACCACTTGATCGAAGCGAAAGTTTCATCAAACACTGACTTAGCTGTAGCTGTTGATAAAAATAAAGAAGTTTATGATTTCCTTTCATCAGTTTCCGACAAATACGGTATTGGTTTCTGGAAAGCAGGTGCTGGTATTATTCACCAAGTAGTTATCGAAAACTACGCATTTCCAGGTGGTATGATGATTGGTACTGATTCGCATACTGTAAACGCTGGTGGTTTGGGTATGATTGCAATTGGTGTTGGTGGTGCTGATGCTTGCGACGTAATGGCAGGTTTGGCATGGGAGTTGAAGTTTCCTAAATTAATCGGTGTAAAATTAACTGGTAAATTGAACGGATGGACTTCTGCTAAAGACGTTATCTTGAAAGTAGCTGGTATTCTTACTGTAAAAGGTGGTACTGGTTGTATTGTTGAATATTTTGGTGAAGGTGTTACTTCAATGTCGGCAACTGGTAAAGGTACTATTGCCAACATGGGTGCTGAAATTGGTGCTACAACTTCTACATTTGGTTATGACGATTCAATGGCTCGTTATTTGCAAGCAACTGGTCGTGCAGATGTAGCTGCTTTGGCAGACGGTATCAAAGAACACTTGACTGCCGACCCAGAGGTATATGCTGACCCAGCTACATATTTCGACCAATTAATCGAAATTGACTTAGATACTTTAGAGCCACACTTGAACGGTCCTTTCACACCAGATTTGGCTACGCCTATCTCTAAAATGAAAGAATTGGCTGAGAAAAACGGCTGGCCTACCAAAGTAGAAGTAGGTTTGATTGGTTCTTGTACCAACTCTTCTTATGAAGATATTTCTCGTGCTGCTTCTTTGGCTAAGCAAGTTGCTGCTAAAGGCTTGAAAACTAAAGCCGAGTTTACAATTACACCAGGTTCTGAACAAGTACGCTATACAATCGAACGTGATGGTTTTATTGATACTTTCAACGAAATTGGTGCAAAAGTATTCTCAAACGCTTGTGGCCCTTGTATTGGTCAGTGGGCTCGCCCAGGTGCCGAGAAAGGTGAGAAAAACACAATCGTTCACTCATTCAACCGTAACTTTGCAAAGCGTGCCGATGGTAACCCAAATACTTACGCATTTGTAGCTTCTCCTGAATTGGTTACAGCATTGGCTATTGCTGGTGACTTGACATTCAACCCACTTACTGATACTTTGACAAACGAAGCAGGTGAGCAAGTGAAATTGGATGCTCCAGTAGGTGACGAATTACCAACAAAAGGTTTTGCCGTAGAAGATGCAGGCTACCAAGCTCCAGCAGAGGACGGTTCGACTGTAGAAGTAAAAGTATCACCAACCTCAGACCGTTTGCAGTTGTTAGAGCCATTCGCAGCTTGGGAAGGTTCTGATATCAAAGGTTTGAAATTATTGATTAAAGCAAAAGGAAAGTGTACAACCGACCATATTTCTATGGCTGGCCCTTGGTTGAAATACCGTGGCCACTTAGACAACATCTCAAACAATATGTTGATTGGTGCTGTAAACTTTGCTAACGACAAAACAGATAACGTTAAAAACCAATTGACTGGCGAATATGGTCCAGTACCAGCTACTCAACGTGCTTACAAAGCTGCTGGTATTGGGTCGATTGTAGTAGGTGACCAAAACTACGGTGAAGGTTCTTCTCGTGAACACGCTGCTATGGAACCTCGTCACTTGGGTGTTCGTGCTGTATTAGTGAAGTCATTTGCTCGTATCCACGAAACCAACTTGAAAAAACAAGGTATGTTGGCATTGACATTTGCTAATGACGCAGACTATGACAAAATCCTTGAAGATGACATTATCGACATCAACGGTTTGACAGAATTTGCACCAGGCAAGCCTTTGGAAGTTGTATTGAATCATGCCGATGGTAGCTCTGAAACTATCTTGGCTAATCACTCTTACAACGACCAACAAATTGAATGGTTTAAAGCAGGTGGTGCATTGAATATTATCCGTGCTAGCGTGAAGTAA
- a CDS encoding flavin-containing monooxygenase, whose protein sequence is MNNPTIAIIGAGPAGLSMARALQKAQLSFIIYEKHYKTGGLWDIENEGSPMYESAHFISSKTLSGFPDFPMPNHYPDYPNRTQLLAYIRDFAQHYALEQYISFNTSILKVEKHDKGWKLYSHTGQAYFHEEVICANGTLWQPNIAQYRGHFSGIIRHSSTFKKSTELLDKRVLVVGGGNSGVDIACEAASFAQKAYLSLRRGYYFIPKHVFGTPSDVFSHGGPKLPTKLNQWILKHLLKIVVGNQTKFGLPQPDHELFESHPLMNSQVMHHTSHGNLSIKPDIDYLDEQKVYFKDGSSIEVDEIILATGYNYAIPYSEPYFDWKDNRPQLYMSLFNPKHDNIYVMGFIETNSAAYEIFTEMAVLLVNYLKTKQYNPEKAQIFRNKVTNESLDLSGGIRFVASPRHTGYVDSDTYRANLKKIQKQMNWRGYSKGDYR, encoded by the coding sequence ATGAACAATCCAACTATTGCTATTATTGGTGCAGGCCCTGCTGGGTTATCAATGGCACGAGCTTTACAAAAAGCTCAGTTATCGTTTATCATTTATGAAAAGCATTACAAAACTGGCGGATTATGGGACATTGAAAATGAAGGTTCGCCAATGTACGAATCAGCTCATTTTATTTCTTCCAAAACCTTATCAGGGTTTCCTGATTTTCCGATGCCCAACCACTATCCTGATTATCCTAATAGAACCCAACTGCTTGCCTATATTCGTGACTTTGCTCAACATTATGCTCTTGAGCAATATATTTCCTTTAATACGAGCATTTTAAAAGTAGAAAAGCATGACAAGGGATGGAAATTATATAGCCATACAGGCCAGGCTTATTTTCATGAAGAAGTAATTTGTGCCAATGGCACACTTTGGCAACCTAATATAGCACAATATCGAGGCCATTTTTCAGGAATTATTCGCCATTCTTCAACCTTCAAAAAATCCACAGAATTGCTTGATAAACGGGTGTTGGTAGTCGGTGGGGGCAACTCTGGTGTTGATATTGCTTGCGAAGCTGCCAGCTTTGCCCAAAAAGCTTATCTGAGTTTACGAAGAGGTTATTACTTTATTCCAAAACACGTTTTTGGTACTCCTTCCGATGTTTTTTCGCATGGAGGCCCCAAACTTCCTACCAAACTAAATCAATGGATTTTGAAGCATTTGTTGAAAATAGTAGTTGGCAACCAAACAAAGTTTGGTTTACCCCAGCCCGACCACGAGCTTTTTGAATCACATCCACTAATGAACTCGCAAGTGATGCACCATACTTCACACGGTAATCTAAGCATCAAACCCGACATTGACTACCTTGACGAACAAAAAGTGTATTTCAAAGATGGAAGCTCAATAGAAGTTGACGAGATAATTCTGGCAACAGGATATAACTATGCCATACCATATTCAGAGCCTTATTTTGACTGGAAAGACAATCGCCCTCAGTTATATATGAGCCTTTTTAATCCCAAACATGACAATATCTATGTTATGGGCTTTATTGAAACTAACTCAGCCGCCTACGAAATTTTTACAGAAATGGCAGTATTGCTAGTTAATTACCTAAAAACCAAGCAATATAATCCAGAAAAAGCCCAAATATTCAGAAACAAAGTCACCAACGAGTCACTCGACCTATCTGGCGGTATTCGCTTCGTAGCTTCACCACGACATACTGGTTATGTTGATAGCGATACCTACCGAGCTAATCTAAAAAAGATACAAAAACAAATGAATTGGCGTGGGTATAGCAAAGGCGATTATAGGTAA